From a single Hippopotamus amphibius kiboko isolate mHipAmp2 chromosome X, mHipAmp2.hap2, whole genome shotgun sequence genomic region:
- the ZDHHC9 gene encoding palmitoyltransferase ZDHHC9 isoform X1, producing MSVMVVRKKVTRKWEKLPGRNTFCCDGRVMMARQKGIFYLTLFLILGTCTLFFAFECRYLAVQLSPAIPVFAAMLFLFSMATLLRTSFSDPGVIPRALPDEAAFIEMEIEATNGAVPQGQRPPPRIKNFQINNQIVKLKYCYTCKIFRPPRASHCSICDNCVERFDHHCPWVGNCVGKRNYRYFYLFILSLSLLTIYVFAFNIVYVALKSLKIGFLETLKETPGTVLEVLICFFTLWSVVGLTGFHTFLVALNQTTNEDIKGSWTGKNRVQNPYSHGNIVKNCCEVLCGPLPPSVLDRRGILPLEESGSRPPSTQEASTSLLPQSPVPTDHLNSNEMPEDTSTPEEMPPPEPPEPPQEVTEAEK from the exons ATGTCTGTGATGGTGGTGAGAAAGAAGGTGACACGGAAATGGGAGAAACTCCCAGGCAGGAACACCTTCTGCTGTGATGGCCGCGTCATGATGGCCCGGCAAAAGGGCATCTTCTATTTGACCCTCTTCCTCATCCTCGGAACGTGTACACTCTTCTTCGCCTTCGA ATGCCGCTATCTGGCTGTCCAGCTGTCTCCTGCCATCCCTGTGTTTGCTGCAatgctcttccttttctccatggCTACACTGTTGAGGACCAGCTTCAGTGATCCTGGAGTGATCCCTCGGGCCCTACCAGATGAAGCAGCTTTCATAGAAATGGAGATAG AAGCTACCAATGGTGCGGTACCCCAAGGCCAGCGACCACCCCCTCGTATCAAGAATTTCCAGATAAACAACCAGATTGTGAAGCTGAAATACTGTTATACATGCAAGATCTTCCGGCCTccgcgggcctctcattgcagcaTCTGTGACAACTGTGTGG AGCGCTTCgaccatcactgcccctgggtggggaactgtGTTGGAAAGAGGAACTACCGCTACTTCTacctcttcattctttctctgtccctcctcACCATCTATGTCTTTGCCTTCAACATCGTCTACGTGGCCCTCA AATCCTTGAAAATTGGCTTCCTGGAGACATTGAAAGAAACTCCTGGA ACTGTTCTAGAAGTACTCATTTGCTTCTTCACACTCTGGTCCGTCGTGGGACTGACTGGATTCCACACTTTCCTTGTGGCTCTCAACCAAACAACCAATGAAGAC ATCAAAGGCTCATGGACAGGGAAGAATCGTGTCCAGAATCCCTATAGCCATGGCAACATTGTGAAGAACTGCTGTGAAGTGCTGTGTGGCCCCTTGCCCCCCAG TGTGCTGGATCGGAGGGGTATTTTGCCACTGGAGGAAAGTGGAAGTCGACCTCCCAGTACCCAAGAGGCCAGTACCAGCCTCTTGCCTCAGAGCCCA GTTCCAACAGACCATCTAAACTCCAATGAGATGCCGGAGGACACCAGCACTCCTGAAGAGATGCCACCCCCAGAGCCCCCAGAGCCCCCACAGGAGGTGACTGAAGCTGAGAAGTAA
- the ZDHHC9 gene encoding palmitoyltransferase ZDHHC9 isoform X2, with the protein MLFLFSMATLLRTSFSDPGVIPRALPDEAAFIEMEIEATNGAVPQGQRPPPRIKNFQINNQIVKLKYCYTCKIFRPPRASHCSICDNCVERFDHHCPWVGNCVGKRNYRYFYLFILSLSLLTIYVFAFNIVYVALKSLKIGFLETLKETPGTVLEVLICFFTLWSVVGLTGFHTFLVALNQTTNEDIKGSWTGKNRVQNPYSHGNIVKNCCEVLCGPLPPSVLDRRGILPLEESGSRPPSTQEASTSLLPQSPVPTDHLNSNEMPEDTSTPEEMPPPEPPEPPQEVTEAEK; encoded by the exons atgctcttccttttctccatggCTACACTGTTGAGGACCAGCTTCAGTGATCCTGGAGTGATCCCTCGGGCCCTACCAGATGAAGCAGCTTTCATAGAAATGGAGATAG AAGCTACCAATGGTGCGGTACCCCAAGGCCAGCGACCACCCCCTCGTATCAAGAATTTCCAGATAAACAACCAGATTGTGAAGCTGAAATACTGTTATACATGCAAGATCTTCCGGCCTccgcgggcctctcattgcagcaTCTGTGACAACTGTGTGG AGCGCTTCgaccatcactgcccctgggtggggaactgtGTTGGAAAGAGGAACTACCGCTACTTCTacctcttcattctttctctgtccctcctcACCATCTATGTCTTTGCCTTCAACATCGTCTACGTGGCCCTCA AATCCTTGAAAATTGGCTTCCTGGAGACATTGAAAGAAACTCCTGGA ACTGTTCTAGAAGTACTCATTTGCTTCTTCACACTCTGGTCCGTCGTGGGACTGACTGGATTCCACACTTTCCTTGTGGCTCTCAACCAAACAACCAATGAAGAC ATCAAAGGCTCATGGACAGGGAAGAATCGTGTCCAGAATCCCTATAGCCATGGCAACATTGTGAAGAACTGCTGTGAAGTGCTGTGTGGCCCCTTGCCCCCCAG TGTGCTGGATCGGAGGGGTATTTTGCCACTGGAGGAAAGTGGAAGTCGACCTCCCAGTACCCAAGAGGCCAGTACCAGCCTCTTGCCTCAGAGCCCA GTTCCAACAGACCATCTAAACTCCAATGAGATGCCGGAGGACACCAGCACTCCTGAAGAGATGCCACCCCCAGAGCCCCCAGAGCCCCCACAGGAGGTGACTGAAGCTGAGAAGTAA